The following coding sequences are from one Pseudomonas oryzae window:
- the pyk gene encoding pyruvate kinase gives MPFRRTKIVATLGPASSSPQVLEQLILAGMNVARLNFSHGSPEEHKARARLVRELAAKHDRHVALLGDLQGPKIRIAKFANKRIELQQGDEFRFSISHPRDAGTQEVVGIDYPDLVKDCKVGDELLLDDGRVIMQVEQVTASELLCKVTVGGPLSDHKGINRRGGGLTAPALTDKDKADIRLAAEMELDYLAVSFPRDAADMHYARQLRDAAGSDAWLIAKIERAEAVADDESLDALIRASDGVMVARGDLGVEIGDAELVGIQKKIIAHARRLNKVVITATQMMESMIHSPMPTRAEVSDVANAALDYTDAVMLSAESAAGDYPVEAVKAMARVCVGAEKHPTSQKSTHRMGLSFERCDESIALAAMYTANHFPGVKAIIALTESGYTPLIMSRIRSSVPIFAYSPHRETQARVALFRGVQTIPFDAAALPPEKVSQAAVDELLKRGVVEPGDWVIMSKGDSYDTIGGTNTLKILHVGEPLA, from the coding sequence ATGCCCTTTCGCCGTACCAAGATCGTCGCCACCCTCGGCCCGGCCAGCAGCTCGCCGCAAGTGCTGGAGCAGCTGATCCTCGCCGGGATGAACGTCGCTCGCCTGAACTTCTCCCACGGCAGCCCCGAGGAGCACAAGGCCCGCGCCCGCCTGGTGCGCGAGCTGGCCGCCAAGCACGATCGCCACGTCGCCCTGCTCGGCGACCTGCAAGGCCCGAAGATCCGCATCGCCAAGTTCGCCAACAAGCGCATCGAGCTGCAGCAAGGCGACGAGTTCCGCTTCTCCATCAGCCACCCGCGCGACGCCGGCACCCAGGAAGTGGTCGGCATCGACTACCCGGACCTGGTCAAGGACTGCAAGGTCGGCGACGAGCTGCTGCTCGACGACGGCCGGGTGATCATGCAGGTCGAGCAGGTCACCGCCAGCGAGCTGCTGTGCAAGGTCACCGTCGGCGGTCCGCTGTCCGACCACAAGGGCATCAACCGCCGCGGCGGCGGCCTGACCGCGCCGGCGCTGACCGACAAGGACAAGGCCGACATCCGGCTGGCCGCCGAAATGGAGCTGGACTACCTGGCGGTGTCCTTCCCGCGCGACGCCGCCGACATGCACTACGCCCGCCAGCTGCGCGACGCGGCCGGCAGCGACGCCTGGCTGATCGCCAAGATCGAGCGCGCCGAGGCGGTGGCCGACGACGAATCGCTGGATGCGCTGATCCGCGCCAGCGACGGCGTGATGGTCGCCCGTGGCGACCTCGGCGTGGAGATCGGCGACGCCGAGCTGGTCGGCATCCAGAAGAAGATCATCGCCCACGCCCGCCGCCTGAACAAAGTGGTGATCACCGCCACGCAGATGATGGAGTCGATGATCCACAGCCCGATGCCGACCCGCGCCGAGGTGTCCGACGTGGCCAACGCCGCGCTCGACTACACCGACGCGGTGATGCTGTCGGCCGAGAGCGCCGCCGGCGACTACCCGGTGGAAGCGGTCAAGGCCATGGCGCGCGTCTGCGTCGGCGCCGAGAAACACCCGACCAGCCAGAAGTCCACCCACCGCATGGGCCTGAGCTTCGAGCGCTGCGACGAGAGCATCGCCCTGGCCGCCATGTACACCGCCAACCACTTCCCCGGCGTCAAGGCGATCATCGCCCTCACCGAAAGCGGCTACACCCCGCTGATCATGTCGCGCATCCGCTCCTCGGTGCCGATCTTCGCCTACTCGCCGCACCGAGAGACCCAGGCGCGCGTCGCCCTGTTCCGCGGCGTGCAGACCATCCCCTTCGACGCCGCGGCACTGCCGCCGGAGAAGGTCAGCCAGGCCGCGGTCGACGAGCTGCTCAAGCGCGGCGTGGTCGAGCCGGGCGACTGGGTGATCATGAGCAAGGGCGACAGCTACGACACCATCGGCGGCACCAACACCTTGAAGATCCTCCACGTCGGCGAGCCGCTGGCCTGA
- a CDS encoding universal stress protein, translated as MQLHQLLVIIDPTQNPQPALERAAWIARQSGAALELLICEFNSSLDSGLLFDAPALDKARHSLLRQRKEWLEQLAAPLRQQGLQVTSEVRWGKPLHKMIIARAEELKPDLVLKTAHSHGLLHRLLLSNTCWQLIRYCPAPLWLVKPHGEWLGRKMAVALDPTHSADKPATLDHQLIEVAQTLGKKLGLEEHFLHSYAPLPRTLVFDAELVADYEYYVERTGERHREAFEQLLGSHAIAKPRTHLLQGFAEETLPRFVEENAVDLLLMGAIARGHLDTALIGHTAERVLEGVNCDLLVLKPQPTGAN; from the coding sequence ATGCAACTCCACCAGCTGCTGGTGATCATCGATCCCACCCAGAATCCGCAACCGGCGCTCGAACGCGCGGCCTGGATCGCCCGGCAGAGTGGCGCCGCCCTCGAGCTGCTGATCTGCGAGTTCAACAGCTCGCTGGACAGCGGCCTGCTGTTCGACGCCCCGGCGCTGGACAAGGCGCGCCACTCGCTGCTCAGACAACGCAAGGAGTGGCTGGAGCAACTGGCCGCGCCGCTGCGTCAGCAAGGCCTGCAGGTGACCAGCGAGGTGCGCTGGGGCAAGCCGCTGCACAAGATGATCATCGCCCGCGCCGAGGAGCTGAAACCCGACCTGGTGCTGAAGACCGCGCACAGCCATGGCCTGTTGCACCGCCTGCTGCTCAGCAACACCTGCTGGCAGCTGATCCGCTACTGTCCGGCGCCGCTGTGGCTGGTCAAGCCGCACGGCGAATGGCTCGGCCGGAAAATGGCCGTGGCCCTCGACCCGACCCACAGCGCCGACAAGCCGGCGACCCTCGACCACCAGCTGATCGAGGTGGCGCAGACGCTGGGCAAGAAGCTGGGTCTGGAGGAGCATTTCCTGCACAGCTATGCGCCGCTGCCGCGCACCCTGGTATTCGATGCCGAACTGGTGGCCGATTACGAGTACTATGTGGAGCGCACCGGCGAGCGTCACCGCGAGGCCTTCGAGCAGCTGCTCGGCAGTCACGCCATCGCCAAGCCGCGCACGCACCTGCTGCAGGGCTTCGCCGAGGAAACCCTGCCGCGCTTCGTCGAGGAGAATGCCGTCGACCTGCTGCTGATGGGCGCCATCGCCCGCGGCCACCTCGACACCGCACTGATCGGCCACACCGCCGAGCGCGTGCTTGAGGGCGTCAACTGCGACCTGCTGGTGCTCAAGCCGCAACCGACCGGCGCCAACTGA
- a CDS encoding DUF58 domain-containing protein yields MKPTPRLLGLSAALLLAAILLGALPLLGVALPAWSQRTWQVALLSLGLLALLDALWLRRLPAPQVERVLPGHLALDRWNEVALRITPGGEPLPWLEVFDHVPAELEFQGLPQRVPLPREQGVELRYRVRPRQRGDSRFARCEIGLPSRLGLWQARRHVELPGLSRVYPDFARLHGAQLMAVDSWLGRLGVRQRPRRGSGLEFHQLREFRQGDSLRLIDWKATARKHQPIARDYQDERDQQIIFLLDSGRRMRSQDGDLSHFDHALNACLLLAHVALRQGDAVGLLAFAGETPRYLPPAKGQRQLNALLNGVYDLQPGRLPGDYLAAAGELLARQPRRALVLLLSNLRDEDDQQLPLAAAQIARRHRLLIASLREEVLDRQRQQPVDSYRQALAYCGSVDYAAARDALHERLAAQGLPVLDVRPAELGPELVNRYLQWKAAGTF; encoded by the coding sequence ATGAAACCCACGCCCCGCCTGCTCGGCCTGAGCGCCGCCCTGCTGCTGGCCGCCATCCTGCTCGGCGCCCTGCCGCTGCTCGGCGTCGCCCTGCCCGCCTGGAGCCAGCGTACCTGGCAGGTCGCGCTGCTCAGCCTCGGCCTGCTGGCGCTGCTCGATGCGCTGTGGCTGCGCCGCCTGCCGGCGCCGCAGGTGGAGCGCGTGCTGCCCGGCCATCTGGCGCTGGACCGCTGGAACGAGGTGGCGCTGCGCATCACCCCCGGCGGCGAACCGCTGCCCTGGCTGGAAGTGTTCGACCATGTGCCGGCGGAGCTGGAGTTCCAGGGCCTGCCGCAGCGCGTGCCCCTGCCACGCGAACAGGGCGTCGAGCTGCGCTACCGGGTGCGCCCGCGCCAGCGCGGCGACAGCCGCTTCGCCCGCTGCGAGATCGGCCTGCCCAGCCGCCTCGGCCTGTGGCAGGCGCGCCGCCATGTCGAGCTGCCCGGCCTCAGCCGCGTCTATCCCGACTTCGCCCGCCTGCACGGCGCGCAGCTGATGGCGGTGGACAGCTGGCTCGGCCGCCTCGGCGTACGCCAGCGCCCGCGCCGCGGCAGCGGCCTGGAGTTCCACCAGCTGCGCGAGTTCCGCCAGGGCGACAGCCTGCGCCTGATCGACTGGAAGGCCACCGCGCGCAAGCACCAGCCGATCGCCCGCGACTATCAGGACGAGCGCGACCAGCAGATCATCTTCCTGCTCGACAGCGGCCGGCGCATGCGCAGCCAGGACGGCGACCTCAGCCACTTCGACCATGCCCTCAACGCCTGCCTGCTGCTCGCCCACGTCGCCCTGCGCCAGGGCGACGCGGTGGGCCTCTTGGCCTTCGCCGGCGAGACCCCGCGCTACCTGCCGCCGGCCAAGGGCCAGCGCCAGCTCAACGCGCTGCTCAACGGCGTCTACGACCTGCAACCTGGGCGCCTGCCCGGCGACTACCTGGCCGCCGCCGGCGAGCTGCTCGCGCGCCAGCCGCGCCGCGCGCTGGTGCTGCTGCTCAGCAACCTGCGCGACGAGGACGACCAGCAGCTGCCGCTGGCCGCCGCGCAGATCGCCCGCCGCCACCGCCTGCTGATCGCCAGCCTGCGCGAGGAAGTGCTCGACCGCCAGCGCCAGCAGCCGGTGGACAGCTATCGCCAGGCGCTGGCCTACTGCGGCAGCGTCGACTACGCCGCCGCCCGCGACGCCCTGCACGAGCGCCTCGCCGCCCAGGGCCTGCCGGTGCTCGACGTGCGTCCCGCCGAGCTGGGCCCCGAGCTGGTCAACCGCTACCTGCAGTGGAAGGCGGCCGGCACATTCTGA